One Ignavibacteriales bacterium genomic window, CTGGAAAAATGAAAATCTTAAGCTGTTTTACAGTACATTAAAATCCCTTGAAAAAAAGGTCGATGACCTTCCTTTCGATCATATCAATGCTTACTACTATAAGGAAAAGATCCTGGGTAATAAAACCGGCTATTTTTTGAAGATCAATCGGCCGGATAAAGGAATACCGCTGATCGCAGAAACAGCAGAATACAACACGCTGACATTCCTTGTGAAATTTATAAAGGCGAATAACTATAAAAGCAGAATACCCGGAACATTCAAAGCAGGAATGAATGATGTACTTATAGATACTGTATGGAAAAATATGGACCTCGATACAATTATGGAGGACCTCAGGGAAAAAAAGTATTCCCACCTCTGGCTCCTTGAGTTATACTATAATGTTTCAAGGTTCTCACATGACATCGATGATGTAGATTCGTTTCATAAAGCGCGAGAGATATACGGTAAAAATAAAGAAAAATTTTCACGGAGTGAAAAACATTTTATCCTGGGAGACTTTACTGCCTTTTGCATCAGGAAGTTTGTGAGCGGCTCGACCGATTTTTTCCGGATCGAGTTTGATATTGCTAAAGAGTTTAAAGATGAGAATGTTTTGACCCCTGATGACTCGACGGCGCTTCAATTGCTGCAATACAGGAATATTGTTTTATGCGCTATTAAAGTGAAAGAGTATAAATGGCTCGAAGAGTTTATTCGTGATTGTACACCTCTTCTGCGCCCGCCCTACAGGGAAAGCATGAAATATTTTGCCACAGCCAAGCTGGAATTTGAAAGGGGCAACTTCGAAAAGTGTCTCGAAAATGCATCGAGGGTGCAATATGATATGTTCACCTATAAACTCGACATTAAGATACTGCTCCTTATGACATATTTTGAGCTGGCGCTATATGATCAGGCGGAGTCCATGATGGACACTTACAGGCATTATCTTAAAAACAACAAGGAATTCTCCACAAAATATCTGCGCAAGTTTAATGACTTCATTAATATCTACTCGGCTCTCTTCAAAGCCGGATCTACAGGTAATCCGGAGGATCACGGCTACCTGCTCAAAAAAGTAGAAGACATCAAAGACCTCCCCGCGCGCCGATGGCTCATCGAGAAGATAAAAGGGCTACAAAAATAAATGCTGTGTTAACTTTATTAGTCACTTGTTCGGAGAGGAAAAAAAAGAATGTCCCGGATAAGCAACATCCTTTTGTAGTGTACCAACAACTAAATCAAATTTATTTTACCAGTCACCGCTAAAGCGGGACTACTCAAACAGTCTTCGACTTATTTGATTAGCATCATTTTCTGAACCTTCACGAAGTCGCCGGCATTGATCCTGAAGAAATACACCCCGCTGGCAAACTGTCCTCCGTTCCACTCGAACTCATACCTTCCTGTTGCAAGGTCGCTGTTTACCAGGGTACTCACTTCCCTGCCGGTAATATCATATACCTTGAGTGAAACAAAGCCCGCTTTAGGTATGTCGAACTTTATTTTTGTTGTTGGGTTGAACGGGTTAGGATAGTTCTGGTAAAGCTCATATACAGTAGGCACGGAGGCTGGTTCGATGTTTGTTACGCCTGTTGTGAAATTCCATATGGATGAGAAAGGACCCTCTCCGAGGGAATTCTTTCCGCTCACTCTCCAGTAATATTTTGTGTTAATGGCGAGGAAGTTATTGCCCAGCTGCAACTGTGATGATGTAAGAGTATCAGTATCTACAAGTGTACTTCCAAATGTAGAATCGGTCGAGAGCTGTATGTGATAATTTTCAGCATTTGCCGCGTCATCCCAGTTCATCAGCGGGTTTACCTCTACCAGTACGGCATTATTAGCGGGATAGATGAGCGAAGGAGCTTGTGTGATAGGACCAATTCCATCGAACTCGTCCGCGCCAACATCCGGCATAGTACCATTCCTGGTTGTACCGTGAATATCTGTCGTAATTCCCGGAACCGGGATACCTCCGCTCTCACACAGTGTAGCTACGGTAGTTTTCATGTCCAGGTCATACGGATGTGTCGACACGTTCATGAACGGACTATCCTCGGTAAAAGAGTTAGTCTCTGCAGGAGCTACTGCAGTCTGGAAACCGCTGAAAGTTGTATAGCCTGTTGTACCGTCATGATAAAAATAGTTCGTCGCGCCTGCGGGTACATAAACGTTATTATTATTAGATGCAGTATCATATTCCAATATGAAAAACTTATTGATGCCGATAGTTTGCCCTGTACTTGAGGAAGTGAATTTATTAATAATGATATTATTCTTTAGGGTTGCTTTTGGTCCGTTTATAAACATGGCATTACAGCCTGCATTTGGTCCTGTAGAACTGCCATCCAGGTATATTGTGTTGTATGAAATATCGGTTGTATCTCCGCCATTTATGAATAACCCCAGTATTCCTAAATTCGAGTTGCACACCGGCGCATAAATCTCGCTTATCATATTATTATATATATTAAATTTTGAATCGGATGATATTCCGTAAATTTGTATTCCGGTTACCGCTGCTCCCGTCGAGTTGTTGTTCTTGCTGAAAATATCATAAACCCGGTTGCTGTGTATTATACCTATGTCAACAGATTGAGCATTGATGCCTGTTGAAGCGCCGGTACTGTCATTTGTTATACTATAAGTAGTATTGCCGTAAATACTTCTTATTGAGCTACCCACATCGAAGACGGCGTTTATTCCCAGACATTTGGCAATGCTGATAGCATAGATATCATGAGCGATGTTGTCATAAATTTTTACGAAACCTTCGGAGGCAGAATTGTTTACGAAGTAACCTGCTGTTGTTCCGGAACTTGCACGGTGGTAAAGGTTAAAAACCGTATTATTATACAATGATATGGTGTCGGTATTACTACTACTTAAGATTCCATACATATTACCTGTAGTACCGGATTCTTTTACTAAATTGCCTATCGTATTATCATGTATGCTGATCATTCCCGGTGATGTGTATGCGCATACGACCCCCATCGTGCTGCCGCTGGACGAAGTAGAGAAAATGCTGTCCACGGTGTTAT contains:
- a CDS encoding T9SS type A sorting domain-containing protein, which codes for MKTIIMTILALALLLTMTQSKANAQLTGTKTIPGTYASIKLAIDDLNANGVGTGGVTFDIAPGYTETIPMGGLIIDITTNQPTSGSPVVFQRSGAGTNPLIQTDTNGSGVISNAGFGVRKDAMLWLVGTDYITINNIDFAEQYTGGSQVLKTEYGIVLMRKNSTDGCKHVTVTGCTIRMQQSDFQSTCITSINRDLAGSITNPTTIGGRHESISVQGCTLNNSFNGMYFIGYDDSAPYDLYDHFYNIGGITGNTLINIGSRLIGNNNIDSKFGIFCQYHDSVTVSNNIVRVSTGPSNSPVYGIYLTVSLNSSATINNNDISDTVGMIAPNHYAIYAGIGGNGTNNTVNIANNTIHDCRYDGASGGLNYYIYIGSNPYTVNVTGNTIRDNSVGNGSSSATGNMYGIYRSSTNTNFGSLFTVANNTIKNLRRNQSTPGAGLDYGIYVQGGAYNYEVNNNTVDSIFSTSSSGSTMGVVCAYTSPGMISIHDNTIGNLVKESGTTGNMYGILSSSNTDTISLYNNTVFNLYHRASSGTTAGYFVNNSASEGFVKIYDNIAHDIYAISIAKCLGINAVFDVGSSIRSIYGNTTYSITNDSTGASTGINAQSVDIGIIHSNRVYDIFSKNNNSTGAAVTGIQIYGISSDSKFNIYNNMISEIYAPVCNSNLGILGLFINGGDTTDISYNTIYLDGSSTGPNAGCNAMFINGPKATLKNNIIINKFTSSSTGQTIGINKFFILEYDTASNNNNVYVPAGATNYFYHDGTTGYTTFSGFQTAVAPAETNSFTEDSPFMNVSTHPYDLDMKTTVATLCESGGIPVPGITTDIHGTTRNGTMPDVGADEFDGIGPITQAPSLIYPANNAVLVEVNPLMNWDDAANAENYHIQLSTDSTFGSTLVDTDTLTSSQLQLGNNFLAINTKYYWRVSGKNSLGEGPFSSIWNFTTGVTNIEPASVPTVYELYQNYPNPFNPTTKIKFDIPKAGFVSLKVYDITGREVSTLVNSDLATGRYEFEWNGGQFASGVYFFRINAGDFVKVQKMMLIK